One Deinococcus humi genomic window carries:
- a CDS encoding LptF/LptG family permease, with amino-acid sequence MTRLTRAVTAELIPPLLAGTLLFTAVLSFGYFFISSQWLTGVPLGLIARWIALQVPDTLVKVFPMAVVLMTVVAFGRMSTERELVAVQTGGISLGRVARPVAVVAALVTALAVWLSLWVAPRANVEARGLYWDGLTGAGLSQLVGKTVDLGAGLTLAIAGYDAASRELRGVRVEKWLPDAQRRATLIFADAGTFENNVLALRGYSVYTVDYAAAAGLAAVPENDPAAFRAAVQDVFPSVVIPEQASDTLNVDTGLSRKQTLATYADAIGADAQGWPELISSLTAADVGKAERQAARLGLNRKLALPFGNLVLALAALPFALRFGRTLGVSLGIALLIAVAYYLLFFVGLTLAAALPGLPEPGAWLANIVFAAGGLWLLRRT; translated from the coding sequence ATGACCCGCCTCACCCGCGCTGTCACCGCCGAGCTGATTCCGCCGCTGCTGGCCGGCACGCTGCTGTTTACGGCGGTGCTCAGCTTCGGATACTTCTTCATCTCCAGCCAGTGGCTGACCGGAGTGCCGCTTGGGCTGATTGCGCGCTGGATCGCGCTGCAGGTGCCAGACACACTGGTCAAGGTCTTTCCGATGGCGGTGGTGCTGATGACCGTGGTGGCCTTCGGGCGCATGAGCACCGAGCGTGAACTGGTGGCGGTGCAGACCGGGGGCATCAGCCTGGGGCGGGTGGCGCGGCCCGTGGCGGTGGTGGCCGCGCTGGTCACGGCGCTGGCGGTGTGGCTGAGCCTGTGGGTGGCCCCGCGCGCCAACGTGGAGGCGCGCGGCCTGTACTGGGACGGCCTGACCGGGGCCGGACTGTCGCAGCTGGTGGGCAAGACGGTGGATCTGGGGGCGGGCCTGACCCTGGCGATTGCGGGATACGACGCGGCCTCCCGCGAATTGCGGGGGGTGCGCGTGGAGAAGTGGCTGCCGGATGCCCAGCGACGCGCCACCCTGATCTTCGCCGACGCCGGAACTTTCGAGAACAACGTGCTGGCCCTGCGCGGCTACAGCGTCTACACCGTGGACTACGCGGCGGCGGCGGGGCTGGCGGCGGTGCCGGAAAATGACCCGGCGGCCTTCCGAGCGGCAGTGCAGGACGTGTTTCCCAGCGTGGTGATTCCCGAACAGGCCAGCGATACCTTGAACGTGGATACCGGGCTATCGCGCAAACAGACCCTGGCCACCTACGCCGACGCCATCGGCGCGGACGCACAGGGGTGGCCAGAACTGATCTCCTCGCTCACCGCTGCTGACGTGGGGAAGGCTGAGCGGCAGGCGGCGCGCTTAGGGCTGAACCGCAAGCTGGCGCTGCCCTTCGGCAATCTGGTGCTGGCGCTGGCCGCCCTGCCCTTCGCCCTGCGCTTCGGGCGCACGCTGGGCGTCAGCCTAGGCATCGCGCTGCTGATCGCGGTGGCGTACTACCTGCTGTTCTTCGTCGGCCTGACGCTGGCGGCGGCGCTGCCTGGCCTGCCGGAGCCGGGCGCGTGGCTGGCGAACATCGTCTTCGCGGCGGGTGGCCTGTGGCTGCTGAGGCGAACATGA
- a CDS encoding MGDG synthase family glycosyltransferase: MIPSQQELRALILSASFGSGHHQANDALDQALRATGVKLAARHADFLAYLNPVERAVTVGTYDLWLRHAPAMYKAFYDWTDSETEPKALTGTFGWLGLRGMTRDVQETQPEVVVGSYPTTVALSNTARSQLGVDFLNALIVTDYRVHHHWARPEAELLLVATEEAREQMARWRIPPDSVEVTGIPIAPAYRALIGADKAALRLKHGLRPDLPLILISGGGTGTYRALRRVLGELAGLGQRVQVLVLAGARGRGVQQVGGATVHHLGHTNAFPELLAASDLVVGKAGGLTVAEATTLGIPQVIHEPIPGQEEHNADYLERHGAALWARRLTEVRPAVLRALDDDENARMARNARRISVPDAADRVAAALLRRLGR; the protein is encoded by the coding sequence ATGATCCCCTCCCAGCAAGAGCTGCGGGCGCTGATCCTCTCGGCCTCCTTTGGCAGCGGGCACCACCAGGCCAACGACGCGCTGGACCAGGCGCTGCGGGCCACCGGCGTGAAGCTGGCTGCCCGGCACGCCGACTTCCTGGCCTACCTGAACCCCGTCGAGCGGGCAGTGACCGTCGGAACCTATGACCTGTGGCTGCGCCACGCCCCCGCGATGTACAAGGCGTTCTACGACTGGACCGACTCCGAGACCGAACCCAAAGCCTTGACTGGCACCTTCGGCTGGCTGGGCCTGCGCGGCATGACGCGCGACGTGCAGGAAACCCAGCCGGAAGTTGTCGTCGGCTCGTACCCCACCACCGTGGCGCTGTCCAATACGGCCCGCAGCCAGCTGGGGGTGGATTTCCTGAACGCTCTGATCGTCACCGATTACCGCGTCCACCACCACTGGGCACGGCCCGAGGCCGAATTGCTGCTGGTGGCGACGGAGGAAGCCCGTGAACAGATGGCCCGCTGGCGTATTCCGCCGGACAGTGTGGAGGTCACCGGCATCCCAATTGCCCCGGCTTACCGGGCGCTGATCGGAGCGGACAAGGCCGCGCTGAGGCTCAAACACGGCTTGCGCCCGGACCTCCCGCTGATTCTGATTTCCGGCGGCGGCACGGGCACTTACCGCGCTTTGCGGCGCGTGCTGGGCGAACTGGCGGGCCTGGGGCAGCGCGTGCAGGTGCTAGTGCTGGCTGGCGCCAGGGGCCGGGGGGTGCAGCAGGTGGGCGGGGCCACGGTGCATCACCTGGGCCACACGAACGCTTTCCCCGAACTGCTGGCCGCCTCCGATCTGGTGGTGGGCAAGGCGGGCGGTCTGACAGTGGCCGAGGCCACCACATTGGGCATTCCCCAGGTCATTCACGAGCCGATTCCTGGCCAGGAGGAACACAACGCCGACTACCTGGAACGCCACGGGGCGGCCCTGTGGGCGCGGAGACTGACTGAGGTCCGCCCCGCCGTCCTGCGCGCCCTGGACGATGACGAGAACGCCCGCATGGCCCGCAATGCCCGCCGGATCAGCGTGCCGGACGCGGCGGACCGGGTGGCAGCGGCGCTGCTGAGGCGGCTGGGCCGGTGA
- the fabZ gene encoding 3-hydroxyacyl-ACP dehydratase FabZ: protein MQPILIQEVMKTLPHRFPFLLVDRVLSVENGEVHAIKNVSVNEPFFTGHFPTEPVMPGVLIIEALAQASFFCMHESLEPGTIGYLAGIDGARFKRKVVPGDTLHLHARLEFMRRGLGKTTCRAEVDGQLAAEATILFAVGKG, encoded by the coding sequence ATGCAACCCATCCTGATTCAAGAGGTCATGAAGACCCTGCCGCACCGCTTCCCCTTCCTGCTGGTGGACCGCGTGCTGAGCGTCGAGAACGGTGAGGTCCACGCCATCAAGAACGTGAGCGTGAACGAGCCCTTTTTTACCGGCCACTTTCCGACCGAACCCGTGATGCCCGGCGTGCTGATCATCGAGGCGCTGGCGCAGGCCAGTTTCTTTTGCATGCACGAGTCTCTGGAGCCCGGCACCATCGGTTATCTGGCGGGCATCGACGGCGCACGCTTCAAGCGCAAGGTGGTGCCCGGCGACACGCTGCACCTACATGCCAGGCTGGAATTCATGCGCCGGGGCCTGGGCAAGACCACCTGCCGCGCCGAGGTTGACGGCCAACTGGCGGCGGAGGCTACGATCCTGTTCGCGGTGGGCAAGGGGTGA
- a CDS encoding rod shape-determining protein, with the protein MRLSEDIGIDLGTATFLIYTKSRGLVLQEPSVIAMTRDSKQVRAVGEEAYRMIGRTPGGIVAVRPIKDGVIADEGLTEKMISMFMAKVQGNAGRLFGFKPQLMVGVPSNVSDVERRAVLRAALNANAKRAFLIEEPLAAAIGAGLKITEPLGSMVVDIGGGSSDVAVISLGGIVVSESMRVAGNEFDESIIRYVRRKENVLIGERTAEEIKVKVGAAMLVDDSENLVAEVRGRDLINGLPRTISLDSRDVVEALAEPVTRIVEGVKRVLEITPPELVSDIIDRGIVMTGGGSLLRNFDELLRQTTGIPVSVAENAVEAVAVGTGMALDMLSVLGDSLVSSDYYLRR; encoded by the coding sequence GTGAGGCTGTCAGAAGACATTGGAATCGACCTGGGAACGGCGACGTTCCTGATCTACACCAAGAGCCGGGGGCTGGTGTTGCAGGAACCCAGCGTGATCGCCATGACCCGCGACAGCAAGCAGGTCCGGGCAGTGGGTGAGGAAGCGTACCGCATGATCGGGCGCACGCCGGGCGGCATTGTGGCGGTGCGGCCCATCAAGGACGGCGTGATCGCCGACGAGGGCCTGACCGAGAAGATGATCTCCATGTTCATGGCGAAGGTACAGGGCAATGCCGGGCGGCTGTTCGGTTTCAAACCGCAACTGATGGTGGGCGTGCCCAGCAATGTCAGCGATGTGGAACGCCGGGCGGTGCTGCGTGCGGCCCTGAACGCCAACGCCAAGCGGGCCTTCCTGATCGAGGAACCGCTGGCGGCAGCCATCGGCGCGGGCCTCAAGATCACCGAGCCGCTGGGCAGCATGGTGGTGGACATCGGCGGGGGCAGCAGCGACGTGGCCGTGATCTCGCTGGGCGGCATCGTGGTCAGCGAGTCCATGCGCGTGGCGGGCAACGAATTCGACGAGAGCATCATCCGCTACGTGCGCCGCAAGGAAAACGTGCTGATCGGCGAGCGCACCGCCGAGGAGATCAAGGTCAAGGTGGGCGCTGCCATGCTGGTGGACGACTCCGAGAACCTGGTGGCCGAGGTGCGTGGGCGTGACCTGATTAACGGCCTGCCCCGCACCATCAGTCTGGACAGCCGCGACGTGGTCGAAGCCCTGGCCGAACCCGTGACCCGCATCGTAGAGGGCGTCAAGCGCGTGCTGGAAATTACCCCGCCCGAACTGGTCAGCGACATCATCGACCGGGGCATCGTGATGACCGGCGGCGGCAGCCTGCTGCGCAACTTCGACGAGTTGCTGCGTCAGACCACCGGTATCCCCGTGTCCGTGGCCGAGAACGCTGTGGAAGCGGTGGCTGTCGGCACCGGCATGGCGCTGGATATGCTCTCGGTCCTGGGCGATAGCCTGGTGTCCAGCGACTACTACCTGCGCCGCTAA